One part of the Entelurus aequoreus isolate RoL-2023_Sb linkage group LG05, RoL_Eaeq_v1.1, whole genome shotgun sequence genome encodes these proteins:
- the fgl1b gene encoding LOW QUALITY PROTEIN: fibrinogen like 1B (The sequence of the model RefSeq protein was modified relative to this genomic sequence to represent the inferred CDS: deleted 1 base in 1 codon) yields the protein MLMFVLFILFLSETSSSNPFSGCGPEVPALKRSIKKLENKLLIGAWQVEYLQRHRYFRPITPVNVSTSAPHTDSNDNNSSVGALDSSNMTTLPPAGSLIVYDRDCSELFDRIKPPSGFYRIRPKSHQEPFLVYCDMDDGGGWTVFQRRRHGKVDFDRDWVDYRDGFGDFKLWNDEFWLGNEHMYSLLSEGKNLVKIDLMDWEGKRSHAFYDNFYVTNEADRYRLQYGMYSGRAGDALAGGGGMVEQWSACLSGMQFSTRDQDNDRYIQGNCAQENNAGWCTTGFTIDLCHVANLNGKFYRRGKYKGQYDNGVVWGTWRGLWYSLRHTTMKVRPLLFLDAMGSGGGDV from the exons ATGTTGATGTTTGTATTGTTCATCCTTTTCCTAAGCGAGACTTCATCATCAAACCCGTTCTCA GGATGTGGTCCAGAGGTACCAGCTCTA AAACGGAGCATCAAGAAACTGGAAAACAAACTCCTCATCGGAGCTTGGCAGGTGGAATACTTGCAGAGGCACAGATACTTCCGTCCAATTACACCCGTAAATGTGTCAACTTCCGCTCCACACACGGATTCAAACGACAACAATAGTAGCGTGGGTGCGTTGGACAGCTCTAATATGACAACACTTCCACCAGCAGGAAGCTTGATCGTCTATGACAGAG ACTGTTCCGAGCTGTTTGACAGAATAAAACCACCAAGTGGTTTTTACCGAATCAGGCCCAAATCACACCAGGAGCCATTCTTGGTCTACTGTGATATGGATGACGGAGGAGGATGGACGGTTTTCCAGAGACGGCGCCATGGAAAAGTTGACTTTGACAG AGACTGGGTGGACTACAGAGACGGATTTGGAGACTTCAAACTATGGAACGACGAGTTCTGGTTGGGAAATGAACACATGTATTCTCTGCTCTCGGAAG GTAAGAACCTGGTGAAGATCGACCTAATGGACTGGGAAGGAAAGAGAAGTCATGCTTTTTATGACAACTTCTATGTCACCAACGAGGCT GATCGATATCGCCTTCAGTACGGGATGTACAGCGGCCGAGCTGGGGATGCCCTGGCAGGTGGTGGAGGCATGGTAGAGCAGTGGTCCGCCTGCCTCAGTGGTATGCAGTTCAGCACCAGGGATCAG GACAATGACCGCTACATTCAGGGCAACTGTGCACAGGAGAATAATGCTGGTTGGTGTACAACAG GGTTCACTATTGATTT ATGCCACGTCGCCAACCTGAACGGGAAGTTCTACCGCAGAGGGAAGTACAAGGGTCAATATGACAATGGCGTGGTGTGGGGCACATGGAGGGGTCTTTGGTATTCGCTGAGACACACAACCATGAAGGTGCGCCCTCTGCTTTTCCTGGACGCCATGGGCAGCGGCGGCGGGGACGTTTAA
- the LOC133650904 gene encoding thrombospondin type-1 domain-containing protein 1 isoform X3 yields the protein MPQTVSLLSLLLGLIGYALAGLNIWPSFHVALSNASVFVDFSTKSNSSLIRQMSLSLINMDTNATLLTRTLPDNRSAGRVEFNCSCFLYAGTFRFLLRQTSASMEVHSNATGRLESTWWWSSELQVQWPTFHMAVERDANDSGSFQIGISTNEYFQPCSATLDPALLLEVSYMEYNQIGRKGINKVQARTRHPIKPLHSQLIKLPCAFPFTERDFVQVSLRSLHSAQEVKSSGPLYLSHIFSYKLLVENANAYRSGCEGAVSVKLVSPPCAHVNGKVLLYKDAVVGRGVTVSSGMGAGGTAAMEFGQEEPSSLPLAFNWLTQGENETEFNCSVFYPGRMFPAPSPSLPPVLAGVAPLGGHMVVVAGISLCLAVILATVVITVWRKLCRTPPCSSVRRGSMHSPGGRKLSDEASICGNSLQRPCFADSRGPPAGVGSTQMDMGPLSQTMVMPPSQDPERLSPTAQKVLPPIFGYHLAQQQLKEMKKKGLKEATQLYHVSSSPVQDTVVGTSVSPSGSVIPTQEERNHSFSELPLQASRITSDRLSPKVELVLGPPVSSHASGGTSKWLNRTADWVEMVERSGLVGNTYHKNQHFRRTSSFTDAKPQISSSGHCRPFRERSMTQVGSRTLPEGNSWTKERRERSSFSSYPIPEHGTPNWSDSRAQGCNERKAWIETSIPSHTNEVKHTGTNTSEEHLDRSGTTDRQMGISGIGGPATSPVSPQGANHLNVERAEQNWNRRGPSPIQRNMLARKLKEAQSCSGAKGRQRSSTFSVSSSEHRKDQCHSLPGAGAYTSAERSAYRLSETEKTMTDLNLSSAHKGGGN from the exons ATGCCACAGACCGTCTCGCTGCTCTCCTTGTTGTTGGGGCTCATCGGATACG CTTTGGCGGGGCTCAACATCTGGCCCTCCTTCCATGTTGCCCTTAGCAACGCCAGcgtgtttgtggacttcagcacAAAAAGTAACAGCAGCCTCATTCGCCAAATGAGCCTGTCTCTCATCAACATGGACACCAACGCCACCCTCCTGACCAGGACTCTCCCTGACAACCGGTCTGCGGGTCGGGTGGAGTTCAACTGTTCCTGCTTCCTGTATGCGGGAACTTTTCGCTTCCTGTTGAGGCAGACCAGCGCCTCAATGGAGGTGCACTCCAATGCGACCGGGCGCTTGGAGAGCACCTGGTGGTGGAGTTCAGAACTGCAGGTGCAGTGGCCGACGTTTCACATGGCTGTCGAGCGGGATGCAAACGACTCAGGATCTTTTCAG ATTGGAATATCCACCAATGAATACTTCCAGCCTTGTTCGGCCACCCTGGACCCCGCTCTCCTGTTAGAGGTCAGCTACATGGAGTACAACCAGATAGGACGAAAGGGCATCAACAAGGTGCAAGCCCGCACACGACATCCAATCAAACCTCTCCATTCCCAATTGATCAAGCTGCCCTGTGCCTTCCCTTTCACGGAGCGAGACTTTGTCCAAGTGTCCCTACGCTCCCTACACTCCGCGCAGGAGGTGAAGAGCTCCGGGCCTCTTTACCTGTCCCACATCTTCTCCTATAAGCTGCTGGTGGAAAACGCTAATGCCTACAGGAGCGGTTGCGAGGGCGCTGTGAGTGTGAAGCTAGTATCGCCACCTTGCGCTCACGTTAATGGGAAAGTGTTGCTGTATAAAGACGCCGTCGTTGGAAGAGGTGTTACCGTCTCCTCCGGGATGGGAGCAGGGGGAACGGCAGCGATGGAATTCGGACAGGAGGAGCCGTCATCTCTTCCGCTGGCCTTCAACTGgctcactcagggagagaatgagACAGAATTCAACTGCTCGGTTTTTTACCCTGGAAGGA TGTTTCCGGCTCCGTCGCCATCACTCCCCCCGGTCCTCGCAGGAGTTGCACCCCTGGGTGGTCACATGGTGGTAGTGGCCGGTATATCCCTCTGCCTTGCTGTCATTCTGGCCACTGTGGTCATCACCGTGTGGAGGAAACTGTGTCGGACCCCTCCGTGCAGCTCTGTGCGCAGAGGCTCCATGCATTCCCCTGGCGGGCGAAAACTCTCGGATGAGGCCTCCATTTGCGGTAACAGCCTTCAGAGGCCGTGCTTTGCCGATAGCCGAGGGCCTCCAGCTGGCGTCGGTTCGACCCAGATGGACATGGGGCCTCTTTCTCAGACAATGGTGATGCCTCCTTCACAAGATCCAGAGAGGTTGTCTCCCACAGCTCAGAAGGTGTTGCCACCCATTTTTGG TTATCACTTAGCTCAGCAGCAGCTGAAAGAAATGAAGAAGAAGGGATTAAAGGAGGCCACCCAGCTCTACCATGTGTCCTCAAGCCCAGTTCAGGACACCGTGGTAGGGACGTCCGTGTCACCGAGCGGCTCCGTCATTCCAACACAGGAGGAACGCAACCATTCTTTTTCTGAGTTACCGTTGCAGGCGTCCAGGATCACATCGGACCGACTGAGCCCCAAGGTGGAGCTCGTCTTAGGTCCCCCGGTTTCTAGTCACGCGAGCGGTGGCACCTCCAAGTGGCTCAACCGCACTGCTGACTGGGTGGAGATGGTAGAGAGGAGTGGCTTAGTGGGAAATACTTATCATAAGAATCAACATTTCCGCCGGACATCCAGTTTTACGGACGCAAAACCTCAAATTTCATCTTCAGGACACTGCAGACCCTTCAGAGAGCGGAGCATGACACAG gTGGGATCTCGGACTCTCCCTGAAGGAAACTCTTGGACCAAAGAGAGAAGAGAGAGGTCATCATTTAGCTCTTACCCCATTCCAGAGCATGGCACCCCAAATTGGAGCGATTCCAGAGCCCAGGGATGCAACGAGAGGAAGGCATGGATAGAAACCTCCATTCCTTCACATACTAATGAAGTAAAACACACAGGAACCAACACTTCTGAGGAACATCTGGACCGCAGTGGCACCACAGACAGGCAGATGGGAATCTCAGGAATTGGTGGTCCAGCCACAAGTCCCGTCAGCCCACAAGGAGCAAACCATCTCAATGTGGAACGCGCCGAGCAGAACTGGAACCGACGTGGTCCGTCACCTATACAGAGGAACATGCTGGCCAGAAAACTGAAGGAGGCTCAGTCTTGCTCTGGAGCCAAAGGGCGTCAACGCAGCTCCACCTTCAGTGTGTCGTCATCAGAGCACAGGAAAGACCAGTGCCACTCGCTGCCTGGGGCTGGAGCCTACACCAGCGCTGAACGCTCTGCTTACAGGCTGAGTGAGACAGAGAAGACGATGACGGACCTCAACCTTTCCTCAGCACACAAAGGTGGTGGAAATTAA
- the LOC133650904 gene encoding thrombospondin type-1 domain-containing protein 1 isoform X2: MPQTVSLLSLLLGLIGYALAGLNIWPSFHVALSNASVFVDFSTKSNSSLIRQMSLSLINMDTNATLLTRTLPDNRSAGRVEFNCSCFLYAGTFRFLLRQTSASMEVHSNATGRLESTWWWSSELQVQWPTFHMAVERDANDSGSFQIGISTNEYFQPCSATLDPALLLEVSYMEYNQIGRKGINKVQARTRHPIKPLHSQLIKLPCAFPFTERDFVQVSLRSLHSAQEVKSSGPLYLSHIFSYKLLVENANAYRSGCEGAVSVKLVSPPCAHVNGKVLLYKDAVVGRGVTVSSGMGAGGTAAMEFGQEEPSSLPLAFNWLTQGENETEFNCSVFYPGRKSWGPWKQWTVCSVSCGEGVRERVRECLLPSGVEGKRCTGMVKEQSICSLENCAVFPAPSPSLPPVLAGVAPLGGHMVVVAGISLCLAVILATVVITVWRKLCRTPPCSSVRRGSMHSPGGRKLSDEASICGNSLQRPCFADSRGPPAGVGSTQMDMGPLSQTMVMPPSQDPERLSPTAQKVLPPIFGYHLAQQQLKEMKKKGLKEATQLYHVSSSPVQDTVVGTSVSPSGSVIPTQEERNHSFSELPLQASRITSDRLSPKVELVLGPPVSSHASGGTSKWLNRTADWVEMVERSGLVGNTYHKNQHFRRTSSFTDAKPQISSSGHCRPFRERSMTQVGSRTLPEGNSWTKERRERSSFSSYPIPEHGTPNWSDSRAQGCNERKAWIETSIPSHTNEVKHTGTNTSEEHLDRSGTTDRQMGISGIGGPATSPVSPQGANHLNVERAEQNWNRRGPSPIQRNMLARKLKEAQSCSGAKGRQRSSTFSVSSSEHRKDQCHSLPGAGAYTSAERSAYRLSETEKTMTDLNLSSAHKGGGN; the protein is encoded by the exons ATGCCACAGACCGTCTCGCTGCTCTCCTTGTTGTTGGGGCTCATCGGATACG CTTTGGCGGGGCTCAACATCTGGCCCTCCTTCCATGTTGCCCTTAGCAACGCCAGcgtgtttgtggacttcagcacAAAAAGTAACAGCAGCCTCATTCGCCAAATGAGCCTGTCTCTCATCAACATGGACACCAACGCCACCCTCCTGACCAGGACTCTCCCTGACAACCGGTCTGCGGGTCGGGTGGAGTTCAACTGTTCCTGCTTCCTGTATGCGGGAACTTTTCGCTTCCTGTTGAGGCAGACCAGCGCCTCAATGGAGGTGCACTCCAATGCGACCGGGCGCTTGGAGAGCACCTGGTGGTGGAGTTCAGAACTGCAGGTGCAGTGGCCGACGTTTCACATGGCTGTCGAGCGGGATGCAAACGACTCAGGATCTTTTCAG ATTGGAATATCCACCAATGAATACTTCCAGCCTTGTTCGGCCACCCTGGACCCCGCTCTCCTGTTAGAGGTCAGCTACATGGAGTACAACCAGATAGGACGAAAGGGCATCAACAAGGTGCAAGCCCGCACACGACATCCAATCAAACCTCTCCATTCCCAATTGATCAAGCTGCCCTGTGCCTTCCCTTTCACGGAGCGAGACTTTGTCCAAGTGTCCCTACGCTCCCTACACTCCGCGCAGGAGGTGAAGAGCTCCGGGCCTCTTTACCTGTCCCACATCTTCTCCTATAAGCTGCTGGTGGAAAACGCTAATGCCTACAGGAGCGGTTGCGAGGGCGCTGTGAGTGTGAAGCTAGTATCGCCACCTTGCGCTCACGTTAATGGGAAAGTGTTGCTGTATAAAGACGCCGTCGTTGGAAGAGGTGTTACCGTCTCCTCCGGGATGGGAGCAGGGGGAACGGCAGCGATGGAATTCGGACAGGAGGAGCCGTCATCTCTTCCGCTGGCCTTCAACTGgctcactcagggagagaatgagACAGAATTCAACTGCTCGGTTTTTTACCCTGGAAGGA AGTCTTGGGGGCCATGGAAGCAGTGGACTGTATGCAGTGTGAGCTGTGGAGAAGGGGTCAGGGAACGTGTGCGAGAGTGTTTGCTGCCCTCTGGGGTGGAAGGCAAGCGATGCACGGGCATGGTAAAGGAACAGTCCATCTGCTCCTTGGAAAACTGTGCAG TGTTTCCGGCTCCGTCGCCATCACTCCCCCCGGTCCTCGCAGGAGTTGCACCCCTGGGTGGTCACATGGTGGTAGTGGCCGGTATATCCCTCTGCCTTGCTGTCATTCTGGCCACTGTGGTCATCACCGTGTGGAGGAAACTGTGTCGGACCCCTCCGTGCAGCTCTGTGCGCAGAGGCTCCATGCATTCCCCTGGCGGGCGAAAACTCTCGGATGAGGCCTCCATTTGCGGTAACAGCCTTCAGAGGCCGTGCTTTGCCGATAGCCGAGGGCCTCCAGCTGGCGTCGGTTCGACCCAGATGGACATGGGGCCTCTTTCTCAGACAATGGTGATGCCTCCTTCACAAGATCCAGAGAGGTTGTCTCCCACAGCTCAGAAGGTGTTGCCACCCATTTTTGG TTATCACTTAGCTCAGCAGCAGCTGAAAGAAATGAAGAAGAAGGGATTAAAGGAGGCCACCCAGCTCTACCATGTGTCCTCAAGCCCAGTTCAGGACACCGTGGTAGGGACGTCCGTGTCACCGAGCGGCTCCGTCATTCCAACACAGGAGGAACGCAACCATTCTTTTTCTGAGTTACCGTTGCAGGCGTCCAGGATCACATCGGACCGACTGAGCCCCAAGGTGGAGCTCGTCTTAGGTCCCCCGGTTTCTAGTCACGCGAGCGGTGGCACCTCCAAGTGGCTCAACCGCACTGCTGACTGGGTGGAGATGGTAGAGAGGAGTGGCTTAGTGGGAAATACTTATCATAAGAATCAACATTTCCGCCGGACATCCAGTTTTACGGACGCAAAACCTCAAATTTCATCTTCAGGACACTGCAGACCCTTCAGAGAGCGGAGCATGACACAG gTGGGATCTCGGACTCTCCCTGAAGGAAACTCTTGGACCAAAGAGAGAAGAGAGAGGTCATCATTTAGCTCTTACCCCATTCCAGAGCATGGCACCCCAAATTGGAGCGATTCCAGAGCCCAGGGATGCAACGAGAGGAAGGCATGGATAGAAACCTCCATTCCTTCACATACTAATGAAGTAAAACACACAGGAACCAACACTTCTGAGGAACATCTGGACCGCAGTGGCACCACAGACAGGCAGATGGGAATCTCAGGAATTGGTGGTCCAGCCACAAGTCCCGTCAGCCCACAAGGAGCAAACCATCTCAATGTGGAACGCGCCGAGCAGAACTGGAACCGACGTGGTCCGTCACCTATACAGAGGAACATGCTGGCCAGAAAACTGAAGGAGGCTCAGTCTTGCTCTGGAGCCAAAGGGCGTCAACGCAGCTCCACCTTCAGTGTGTCGTCATCAGAGCACAGGAAAGACCAGTGCCACTCGCTGCCTGGGGCTGGAGCCTACACCAGCGCTGAACGCTCTGCTTACAGGCTGAGTGAGACAGAGAAGACGATGACGGACCTCAACCTTTCCTCAGCACACAAAGGTGGTGGAAATTAA
- the LOC133650904 gene encoding thrombospondin type-1 domain-containing protein 1 isoform X1, which translates to MPQTVSLLSLLLGLIGYALAGLNIWPSFHVALSNASVFVDFSTKSNSSLIRQMSLSLINMDTNATLLTRTLPDNRSAGRVEFNCSCFLYAGTFRFLLRQTSASMEVHSNATGRLESTWWWSSELQVQWPTFHMAVERDANDSGSFQIGISTNEYFQPCSATLDPALLLEVSYMEYNQIGRKGINKVQARTRHPIKPLHSQLIKLPCAFPFTERDFVQVSLRSLHSAQEVKSSGPLYLSHIFSYKLLVENANAYRSGCEGAVSVKLVSPPCAHVNGKVLLYKDAVVGRGVTVSSGMGAGGTAAMEFGQEEPSSLPLAFNWLTQGENETEFNCSVFYPGRSKYCFRFVFNYSRSPSPAQTCLVVYRSEESWGPWKQWTVCSVSCGEGVRERVRECLLPSGVEGKRCTGMVKEQSICSLENCAVFPAPSPSLPPVLAGVAPLGGHMVVVAGISLCLAVILATVVITVWRKLCRTPPCSSVRRGSMHSPGGRKLSDEASICGNSLQRPCFADSRGPPAGVGSTQMDMGPLSQTMVMPPSQDPERLSPTAQKVLPPIFGYHLAQQQLKEMKKKGLKEATQLYHVSSSPVQDTVVGTSVSPSGSVIPTQEERNHSFSELPLQASRITSDRLSPKVELVLGPPVSSHASGGTSKWLNRTADWVEMVERSGLVGNTYHKNQHFRRTSSFTDAKPQISSSGHCRPFRERSMTQVGSRTLPEGNSWTKERRERSSFSSYPIPEHGTPNWSDSRAQGCNERKAWIETSIPSHTNEVKHTGTNTSEEHLDRSGTTDRQMGISGIGGPATSPVSPQGANHLNVERAEQNWNRRGPSPIQRNMLARKLKEAQSCSGAKGRQRSSTFSVSSSEHRKDQCHSLPGAGAYTSAERSAYRLSETEKTMTDLNLSSAHKGGGN; encoded by the exons ATGCCACAGACCGTCTCGCTGCTCTCCTTGTTGTTGGGGCTCATCGGATACG CTTTGGCGGGGCTCAACATCTGGCCCTCCTTCCATGTTGCCCTTAGCAACGCCAGcgtgtttgtggacttcagcacAAAAAGTAACAGCAGCCTCATTCGCCAAATGAGCCTGTCTCTCATCAACATGGACACCAACGCCACCCTCCTGACCAGGACTCTCCCTGACAACCGGTCTGCGGGTCGGGTGGAGTTCAACTGTTCCTGCTTCCTGTATGCGGGAACTTTTCGCTTCCTGTTGAGGCAGACCAGCGCCTCAATGGAGGTGCACTCCAATGCGACCGGGCGCTTGGAGAGCACCTGGTGGTGGAGTTCAGAACTGCAGGTGCAGTGGCCGACGTTTCACATGGCTGTCGAGCGGGATGCAAACGACTCAGGATCTTTTCAG ATTGGAATATCCACCAATGAATACTTCCAGCCTTGTTCGGCCACCCTGGACCCCGCTCTCCTGTTAGAGGTCAGCTACATGGAGTACAACCAGATAGGACGAAAGGGCATCAACAAGGTGCAAGCCCGCACACGACATCCAATCAAACCTCTCCATTCCCAATTGATCAAGCTGCCCTGTGCCTTCCCTTTCACGGAGCGAGACTTTGTCCAAGTGTCCCTACGCTCCCTACACTCCGCGCAGGAGGTGAAGAGCTCCGGGCCTCTTTACCTGTCCCACATCTTCTCCTATAAGCTGCTGGTGGAAAACGCTAATGCCTACAGGAGCGGTTGCGAGGGCGCTGTGAGTGTGAAGCTAGTATCGCCACCTTGCGCTCACGTTAATGGGAAAGTGTTGCTGTATAAAGACGCCGTCGTTGGAAGAGGTGTTACCGTCTCCTCCGGGATGGGAGCAGGGGGAACGGCAGCGATGGAATTCGGACAGGAGGAGCCGTCATCTCTTCCGCTGGCCTTCAACTGgctcactcagggagagaatgagACAGAATTCAACTGCTCGGTTTTTTACCCTGGAAGGAGTAAGTACTGCTTCCGCTTTGTGTTTAACTACAGCCGCTCTCCAAGTCCTGCTCAGACCTGCCTGGTGGTGTACAGGAGTGAAG AGTCTTGGGGGCCATGGAAGCAGTGGACTGTATGCAGTGTGAGCTGTGGAGAAGGGGTCAGGGAACGTGTGCGAGAGTGTTTGCTGCCCTCTGGGGTGGAAGGCAAGCGATGCACGGGCATGGTAAAGGAACAGTCCATCTGCTCCTTGGAAAACTGTGCAG TGTTTCCGGCTCCGTCGCCATCACTCCCCCCGGTCCTCGCAGGAGTTGCACCCCTGGGTGGTCACATGGTGGTAGTGGCCGGTATATCCCTCTGCCTTGCTGTCATTCTGGCCACTGTGGTCATCACCGTGTGGAGGAAACTGTGTCGGACCCCTCCGTGCAGCTCTGTGCGCAGAGGCTCCATGCATTCCCCTGGCGGGCGAAAACTCTCGGATGAGGCCTCCATTTGCGGTAACAGCCTTCAGAGGCCGTGCTTTGCCGATAGCCGAGGGCCTCCAGCTGGCGTCGGTTCGACCCAGATGGACATGGGGCCTCTTTCTCAGACAATGGTGATGCCTCCTTCACAAGATCCAGAGAGGTTGTCTCCCACAGCTCAGAAGGTGTTGCCACCCATTTTTGG TTATCACTTAGCTCAGCAGCAGCTGAAAGAAATGAAGAAGAAGGGATTAAAGGAGGCCACCCAGCTCTACCATGTGTCCTCAAGCCCAGTTCAGGACACCGTGGTAGGGACGTCCGTGTCACCGAGCGGCTCCGTCATTCCAACACAGGAGGAACGCAACCATTCTTTTTCTGAGTTACCGTTGCAGGCGTCCAGGATCACATCGGACCGACTGAGCCCCAAGGTGGAGCTCGTCTTAGGTCCCCCGGTTTCTAGTCACGCGAGCGGTGGCACCTCCAAGTGGCTCAACCGCACTGCTGACTGGGTGGAGATGGTAGAGAGGAGTGGCTTAGTGGGAAATACTTATCATAAGAATCAACATTTCCGCCGGACATCCAGTTTTACGGACGCAAAACCTCAAATTTCATCTTCAGGACACTGCAGACCCTTCAGAGAGCGGAGCATGACACAG gTGGGATCTCGGACTCTCCCTGAAGGAAACTCTTGGACCAAAGAGAGAAGAGAGAGGTCATCATTTAGCTCTTACCCCATTCCAGAGCATGGCACCCCAAATTGGAGCGATTCCAGAGCCCAGGGATGCAACGAGAGGAAGGCATGGATAGAAACCTCCATTCCTTCACATACTAATGAAGTAAAACACACAGGAACCAACACTTCTGAGGAACATCTGGACCGCAGTGGCACCACAGACAGGCAGATGGGAATCTCAGGAATTGGTGGTCCAGCCACAAGTCCCGTCAGCCCACAAGGAGCAAACCATCTCAATGTGGAACGCGCCGAGCAGAACTGGAACCGACGTGGTCCGTCACCTATACAGAGGAACATGCTGGCCAGAAAACTGAAGGAGGCTCAGTCTTGCTCTGGAGCCAAAGGGCGTCAACGCAGCTCCACCTTCAGTGTGTCGTCATCAGAGCACAGGAAAGACCAGTGCCACTCGCTGCCTGGGGCTGGAGCCTACACCAGCGCTGAACGCTCTGCTTACAGGCTGAGTGAGACAGAGAAGACGATGACGGACCTCAACCTTTCCTCAGCACACAAAGGTGGTGGAAATTAA